A genomic stretch from Methanobrevibacter sp. includes:
- a CDS encoding tyrosine-type recombinase/integrase, with the protein MKNNELLKTLFVTYNHSPGTQRLYTYALEKYAKYHEMELNELLMEAENEENKGIKWKHRRIKTRLLEFRQYLLENYALNTVKLVMINVIKFYKFYDIEIYELPKINEKSVKKTQPIYFSDLPDKEIIRKALGIASPVMKAAILFICSSGCARAETLSLTIQDYIDALSEYLPRKDMDIFEVIDIIEDDETIIPTFNILRKKTNKYYTTYCSPEAVKAINAHILSRTDNITNESKLFKMAVNYFTVNFQKINDDLGLGKIGTYNRFRSHMLRKFHASALYNDGMSLDDVNDLQGKAKNKTDQAYFMINPEDLKYQYIEHLQAVTINTEVKKLHVKSPEFVKIENEKNELKLELDRLKFDIDSLKSMIGK; encoded by the coding sequence ATGAAAAACAATGAATTGCTAAAAACATTATTTGTAACATACAACCATTCACCAGGCACACAAAGACTATACACATACGCACTGGAAAAATATGCAAAATATCATGAAATGGAACTCAATGAACTTCTAATGGAAGCAGAAAACGAAGAAAACAAAGGAATCAAATGGAAACACCGCAGAATCAAAACCAGACTACTGGAATTCAGACAATACCTACTTGAAAACTATGCCCTAAACACTGTAAAATTAGTCATGATTAATGTCATCAAGTTCTACAAGTTCTATGATATTGAAATCTACGAACTTCCAAAAATCAACGAAAAATCAGTCAAAAAAACCCAACCAATTTATTTCAGTGATTTACCAGATAAAGAAATCATCAGAAAAGCATTAGGAATTGCCAGCCCAGTTATGAAGGCTGCAATACTGTTCATTTGCTCCAGCGGATGTGCAAGAGCAGAAACACTAAGCCTGACAATACAAGATTACATCGATGCATTGTCTGAATATCTTCCACGAAAAGATATGGACATATTTGAGGTAATTGACATTATCGAAGATGATGAAACAATCATTCCCACTTTCAATATACTCCGTAAAAAGACCAACAAATACTATACCACATATTGCAGCCCAGAAGCAGTAAAAGCAATCAACGCACACATCCTATCTCGTACCGACAACATCACCAATGAATCCAAACTGTTTAAGATGGCTGTAAATTATTTCACAGTTAATTTTCAAAAGATTAATGACGATTTGGGACTAGGAAAAATCGGCACCTACAACAGATTCAGAAGCCACATGCTACGGAAATTCCACGCATCAGCATTATACAATGACGGCATGAGTCTAGACGATGTTAATGACTTACAGGGAAAAGCAAAAAACAAAACCGATCAAGCATACTTCATGATCAATCCAGAAGATTTAAAATACCAATACATCGAACACCTGCAGGCAGTAACCATCAACACAGAAGTTAAAAAGCTGCATGTCAAATCACCAGAGTTTGTCAAAATAGAAAATGAGAAAAACGAACTGAAACTAGAATTGGACAGACTTAAATTCGACATTGACAGTCTTAAAAGCATGATTGGGAAATAA
- the thiL gene encoding thiamine-phosphate kinase: protein MTLKVSDIGEKELVRYIIANSRNITPDDTAITKFNSTNLISTCDMLIQSRHFPHNMSYFDMGFKAVTVNVSDLAAMGAEPLGFLLAIALPKDLKIDDFKQIIDGVLKACEYYHVPLIGGDTNEASEIIITGTALGLTDKPLMKDTYNMGDLIAVTGNLGLAALGFNLNTLDNVYVKKALKPKARIKEGLILRDYATSATDITDGLASELYEIKKDGYGFMIHEELLNISDEYKSISSQLGLDYLDLILHVGEDFELLFTISKENFDKLPIDCMVIGEVTDTDVVELTLENGFVERVKNKGYEHYVSE, encoded by the coding sequence ATGACTCTCAAAGTCTCAGATATTGGTGAAAAGGAATTAGTCAGATACATCATTGCCAATTCAAGGAATATCACTCCAGATGATACTGCAATCACCAAGTTCAACTCAACTAATCTTATTTCAACCTGCGACATGCTCATCCAGTCAAGGCATTTTCCACACAACATGTCCTATTTTGACATGGGATTTAAAGCAGTTACAGTTAATGTAAGTGATTTGGCGGCTATGGGTGCAGAACCGTTAGGATTTCTCCTGGCAATTGCACTTCCAAAGGATTTGAAAATCGATGATTTTAAACAAATCATTGATGGAGTACTTAAAGCCTGTGAGTATTATCATGTCCCATTGATTGGTGGCGATACCAATGAGGCATCTGAAATCATCATTACCGGAACCGCACTGGGTCTGACCGATAAGCCATTGATGAAGGATACTTATAACATGGGGGATTTGATAGCTGTAACGGGTAATTTAGGTCTTGCTGCATTAGGTTTCAATCTAAACACGCTTGATAATGTTTATGTTAAAAAAGCATTAAAGCCAAAAGCCAGAATTAAGGAGGGGCTGATTTTAAGGGATTATGCAACATCCGCTACTGACATTACCGATGGGCTTGCAAGCGAATTGTATGAGATTAAAAAGGACGGGTATGGTTTTATGATTCATGAGGAGCTTTTAAACATCTCTGATGAATACAAAAGCATATCCAGTCAGTTGGGTTTGGATTATTTGGATTTGATACTTCATGTTGGAGAGGACTTTGAGTTATTGTTTACAATATCAAAGGAGAACTTTGATAAGCTGCCGATTGACTGCATGGTCATCGGTGAGGTTACAGATACTGACGTTGTTGAACTGACATTGGAAAACGGATTTGTTGAAAGAGTAAAGAATAAGGGCTATGAGCATTATGTTAGTGAGTAA
- the amrS gene encoding AmmeMemoRadiSam system radical SAM enzyme — protein MLVSNELYKKSSKTQKIRCEICANYCKIADGNLGVCRQHKNINGELFDESYGIVSSLSPDPVEKKPLNHFMPGTFTYSIGGFGCNMTCLHCQNYMISHEYDINSRGIKITPEAIVENALNYNCDSIAWTYNEPTIHLPFSKKTSLLARSKNLKVIYVSNGYFSDKSLNEVLGFVDAFNIDIKSMSKDFYKKVCGADLNIVLDNVRRVYLEGKHLEITNLIINDYNDSVEEINELCDFVVSELGPEVPLHFSRAFPYYKMDDISPTKPEILYRAREIALEKGIENVYLGNI, from the coding sequence ATGTTAGTGAGTAATGAATTATACAAAAAAAGTTCAAAAACACAGAAAATCAGATGTGAGATTTGTGCCAATTACTGCAAGATTGCTGACGGCAACCTCGGAGTGTGCAGACAGCATAAAAACATTAACGGGGAGCTTTTTGATGAATCTTATGGTATAGTTTCATCATTGAGTCCTGATCCTGTTGAAAAAAAGCCTCTCAATCATTTCATGCCTGGGACATTCACCTATTCGATTGGGGGTTTTGGATGCAACATGACATGTTTGCACTGTCAGAACTATATGATATCACATGAATATGACATTAATTCTAGAGGTATTAAAATAACACCAGAGGCGATTGTGGAAAATGCACTTAACTACAATTGTGACTCAATTGCTTGGACCTATAATGAACCTACAATACACTTGCCTTTCTCCAAGAAAACTTCCCTGCTTGCAAGAAGTAAAAACTTGAAGGTTATCTATGTAAGCAACGGCTACTTTTCAGACAAGTCTCTTAATGAAGTTTTAGGATTTGTCGATGCATTCAACATAGACATCAAATCAATGTCTAAGGATTTCTATAAAAAAGTCTGCGGTGCAGACTTGAACATTGTTTTGGATAATGTAAGAAGAGTATACTTGGAAGGCAAACATCTCGAAATCACCAATCTGATTATCAATGATTATAATGATTCAGTTGAAGAGATAAATGAGTTATGCGATTTTGTAGTTTCCGAGTTAGGCCCTGAAGTACCGCTTCACTTTTCAAGAGCCTTTCCATACTATAAGATGGATGACATTTCACCTACAAAACCTGAAATTCTCTACAGGGCAAGAGAGATTGCACTTGAAAAAGGCATTGAAAATGTATATTTGGGAAATATTTAA